Proteins from a single region of Theobroma cacao cultivar B97-61/B2 chromosome 10, Criollo_cocoa_genome_V2, whole genome shotgun sequence:
- the LOC18586406 gene encoding ubiquitin-like protein 5 yields the protein MIEVVLNDRLGKKVRVKCNDDDTIGDLKKLVAAQTGTRSDKIRIQKWYTVYKDHITLKDYEIHDGMGLELYYN from the coding sequence ATGATCGAGGTGGTGTTGAACGACCGGCTGGGGAAGAAGGTGCGCGTGAAGTGCAACGACGACGACACGATCGGAGACCTGAAGAAGCTGGTGGCGGCCCAGACGGGTACCCGATCCGACAAGATCCGGATTCAGAAGTGGTATACGGTTTATAAGGATCATATTACCCTTAAAGATTACGAGATCCACGACGGCATGGGCCTCGAACTTTACTATAATTAG
- the LOC18586407 gene encoding auxin response factor 18, with translation MITVMDSRKELLKNSEKCLDPKLWHACAGGMVQMPSVNTKVFYFPQGHAEHANGSVDFGSLLIPSLVLCRIAAVKYMADPETDEVYSKIMLVPSRENDFGYEDDGFDGNIGMENPEKPASFAKTLTQSDANNGGGFSVPRYCAETIFPRLDYNAEPPVQTILAKDVHGEVWKFRHIYRGTPRRHLLTTGWSNFVNQKKLVAGDSIVFLRTENGDLCVGIRRAKRGIGSGHEYPCGWNSGGGSSGSQFGGYSPFFREDESKSMRKDSNGDMRGKVRVESVIEAATCAANGQPFEVVYYPRASTPEFCVKASSIRAAMQIQWYPGMRFKMAFETEDSSRISWFMGTISSVQVVDPIRWPNSPWRLLQVAWDEPDLLHNVKRVSPWLVELVSNIPAIHLNPFSPPRKKMRLPQHPDFSLLSQIPMPSFSGNSLRSSSPVCCITDNIPGGIQGARHAPFGLSSSDLHSNKLQLGLFPLGLQQLDHTAPPTRISNDNLSSDHVNKKNISCMLTTGNPTQSLKESNEVKTPHILLFGQLIFSEQQASQSFSGDTVGNSSSDGNTEKTAISSDGSGSALHQNAQENSSEEASPWCKEHQRSDLGLETGHCKVFMESENVGRTLDLSVLRSYEELHGKLANMFGIESSEMLSSVLYCDAAGSVKHTGDEPFSEFLKTARRLTILMDSGSDNVGR, from the exons ATGATCACAGTTATGGATTCTAGGAAAGAACTCTTGAAGAATTCAGAAAAATGCTTAGATCCTAAACTGTGGCATGCCTGTGCTGGTGGCATGGTACAAATGCCATCAGTGAACACCAAGGTGTTCTACTTCCCTCAGGGTCATGCTGAACATGCCAATGGGAGTGTAGATTTTGGGAGTCTTCTGATTCCTTCACTTGTTCTATGTCGAATTGCTGCTGTTAAGTATATGGCAGATCCTGAAACGGATGAGGTCTATTCTAAAATTATGTTGGTCCCTTCGAGAGAAAATGATTTTGGGTATGAAGATGATGGTTTTGATGGAAATATTGGGATGGAGAATCCTGAGAAACCAGCTTCCTTTGCTAAGACATTGACTCAATCTGATGCTAATAATGGTGGGGGTTTCTCTGTTCCACGCTATTGTGCGGAGACTATATTTCCTAGGCTGGATTATAATGCAGAACCTCCTGTTCAGACCATTCTTGCCAAGGATGTCCATGGTGAGGTTTGGAAATTTAGGCATATATACAGGGGGACACCTCGTCGACATCTTTTGACGACGGGGTGGAGTAATTTTGTGAATCAGAAGAAGCTTGTGGCTGGTGATTCAATTGTGTTTCTCAGAACAGAGAACGGAGATCTTTGTGTGGGAATTCGTAGGGCAAAGAGAGGAATTGGGAGTGGACATGAGTATCCATGTGGGTGGAATTCAGGGGGTGGAAGCTCTGGTTCACAATTTGGGGGTTATTCTCCATTCTTTAGGGAGGATGAGAGTAAATCGATGAGGAAGGACTCTAATGGGGATATGAGGGGAAAAGTAAGAGTTGAGTCTGTTATTGAAGCTGCGACTTGTGCAGCCAATGGGCAGCCCTTTGAGGTTGTTTACTATCCACGAGCAAGCACTCCAGAGTTCTGCGTGAAGGCCTCATCAATTAGAGCAGcaatgcaaatccaatggtatCCTGGGATGAGGTTCAAAATGGCTTTTGAAACTGAGGACTCTTCACGGATTAGCTGGTTCATGGGAACAATATCTTCTGTTCAGGTTGTTGATCCCATCCGTTGGCCTAATTCTCCATGGCGTCTTCTGCAG GTAGCATGGGATGAGCCAGATTTACTCCATAATGTGAAGCGTGTTAGCCCATGGCTGGTTGAATTGGTCTCAAACATACCAGCAATCCATCTTAATCCTTTCTCACCACCTAGGAAAAAGATGCGACTTCCACAACACCCAGACTTTTCCTTACTTAGCCAAATTCCAATGCCATCATTCTCTGGCAACTCTCTCAGGTCCAGCAGCCCCGTATGTTGCATTACAGACAACATTCCTGGAGGCATACAGGGAGCCAGGCATGCACCATTCGGGTTATCTTCATCAGATCTCCACTCCAACAAGCTGCAGTTGGGACTGTTTCCGCTTGGTTTACAGCAACTTGATCATACTGCCCCGCCAACTAGAATCTCCAATGACAACTTGTCTAGTGACCATGTGAACAAAAAGAATATATCTTGCATGCTTACAACGGGAAATCCTACCCAGAGTTTGAAAGAAAGCAATGAAGTAAAGACACCtcatattttattgtttggtCAACTCATTTTCAGTGAGCAGCAGGCTTCCCAGAGCTTCTCGGGTGATACAGTTGGAAACAGTTCATCTGATGGGAATACAGAGAAGACTGCAATTTCTTCTGATGGCTCTGGATCTGCATTACATCAAAACGCTCAGGAAAATTCTTCAGAGGAAGCGTCTCCTTGGTGCAAAGAGCATCAAAGATCTGATCTCGGCTTGGAGACTGGTCATTGTAAAGTGTTTATGGAATCAGAGAATGTGGGTAGAACCCTTGATCTTTCGGTTCTTAGATCATATGAAGAGCTGCATGGGAAGCTGGCCAACATGTTTGGTATAGAAAGTTCAGAGATGCTGAGCAGTGTGCTCTACTGCGATGCTGCTGGTTCTGTTAAACACACAGGAGATGAGCCCTTCAG TGAGTTTCTGAAGACGGCAAGGAGGCTAACAATTCTCATGGATTCAGGCAGTGACAACGTAGGAAGATAG
- the LOC18586408 gene encoding GATA transcription factor 8 — protein MIGPTNFIDEIDCGSFFDHIDDLLDFPNEDVEAGLSASDSAVNASAFPSIWTTHSESLPGSDSVFSNNSASDLSAELSVPYEDIVQLEWLSNFVDDSQCGASLTIKKEESSSITKDSSQHQFQTSSPVSVLESSSSCSGEKTLPRSPETAAPGRRGRARSKRPRPTTFNPRPAIQLISPTSSVNENDTPQPFVVPKVPSDSENYAESRLLIKIPRQVNPEHKKKKKIKLSLPTAPADNNQNSSGQAVRKCMHCEITKTPQWRAGPMGPKTLCNACGVRYKSGRLFPEYRPAASPTFVPSLHSNSHKKVIEMRNKGGAAPTTMVTSSPELIPNKSNPALDFM, from the exons atgatTGGGCCAACGAACTTCATCGATGAGATAGATTGCGGCAGCTTCTTCGACCACATAGACGACCTCCTGGACTTCCCTAACGAGGATGTCGAGGCTGGTTTATCCGCCTCCGACTCCGCCGTGAACGCCTCCGCTTTTCCCAGCATTTGGACAACTCATTCCGAGTCATTGCCTGGTTCTGACTCTGTTTTTTCCAACAACAGTGCTTCTGACCTCTCCGCGGAACTCTCTGTTCCG TATGAGGACATTGTTCAATTGGAATGGTTGTCAAACTTTGTGGATGATTCTCAATGTGGAGCAAGCTTGACTATTAAGAAAGAAGAGTCCTCTTCCATTACTAAGGACTCATCCCAGCATCAGTTCCAGACTTCCAGTCCGGTTTCTGTTCTTGAGAGCAGCAGCTCCTGCTCAGGAGAGAAGACATTGCCTCGCAGTCCTGAGACAGCTGCCCCTGGGAGGCGTGGACGTGCTCGTAGCAAACGTCCCCGCCCTACCACCTTCAATCCTCGTCCTGCGATTCAGCTTATCTCCCCTACTTCATCTGTCAATGAGAATGACACCCCTCAGCCGTTTGTTGTCCCCAAGGTGCCTTCTGACTCTGAGAATTATGCTGAGTCGCGGCTCTTGATCAAGATTCCTAGGCAAGTTAATCCCGAacataagaagaaaaagaagatcaAGTTGTCACTTCCAACTGCTCCTGCTGataataatcaaaattcatCAGGGCAAGCGGTTAGGAAATGTATGCACTGTGAGATAACAAAGACGCCACAATGGAGAGCAGGGCCTATGGGGCCAAAAACACTTTGCAATGCTTGTGGCGTGCGGTACAAGTCAGGCAGGCTCTTCCCTGAGTACCGGCCTGCAGCAAGTCCAACATTTGTTCCCTCATTGCACTCCAATTCGCACAAGAAGGTGATTGAGATGAGAAACAAAGGTGGTGCAGCACCAACAACAATGGTCACCAGTTCACCAGAGTTGATTCCCAATAAAAGCAACCCAGCGTTGGATTTTATGTGA